Part of the Hevea brasiliensis isolate MT/VB/25A 57/8 chromosome 16, ASM3005281v1, whole genome shotgun sequence genome is shown below.
GAACAtgaagagatcgaaaaacaaaaATACAAAATCAGATGGTCTGAAGATTAATCAAAACAGGTTGGGGAGATCAGGAAACACTTGGTTTGAGTGCACTTTGAAGTTTATTATTTATCTGGGAGGTTACTAGCTCAAAGAAAATGACCTAGGGTTGAATAACTGGTTGAGATCGGTCAAACGCCTACTAGGGAGATCGACATAATTGCAGttatttaaattatgaatttgaatattGACCAAATATGGTGTCTATTGTACAATAATTTTTTATTCTTTGTATATAATTATTATTCAGCATTTTTTCAATTCAACTTATGAACACTATCGATTTCTATCTACATTACAATTATATTAgaagtaaaattataaaatatataatattttacctTTATAAACTTATTGTTTAAGAATATTTAAATTAGAATTATAATAAAGCAATaaactttaataattaattaaaaatagctttagaaaaaaaaatataaaaaataacatttaaaacattttgagtttcaatagagtATTAATTGATAATTGTTTGAAACATAAAAGATGCCTCTTttggaaaaatataaatttccTGATATTTTTAGTTGATGTTTcattaaaaattgatttttttaaaaaatgtgaaaattacGATATTTTTAAACAATATGAATTTCtgttttagttaattttttttataaaattttattttgagttGTATTAAAAACTTAATTAAGTAGAAGCTAAATAGAAGtacaactaaatattttaaatttatataaattttaaattaatttaaataataaaaattatataattataaataatataaaaaattaaaaatatttttatctatTCAAAAGTTCTGTTcctcattcatatatttataaaagggacttataaaaaaaaaaaaaaaaattcttaatatgcaatgattttttttaaaaatttttttatagttCAGAATAATTAGCAATTTTGTTTCTTATAGTTTGCTAGCTAATAAGTCTACAAAGTATCcagtgattttaaaaattaagaatttttcaATACATTTTAGTCatctatatttttaatttgacTATATTTTAAACTctcaaatatatatatgtatataactgAAACATAAGAAATTGctcacaaaattttatttaaaataattaactaaaaaaagtCGTGTAATTAAAACGACTAATTACACTTTAATCTTTaaaaatcttataatttttaCTATAAATAATAGTACATGAACTAAATTTTTTTCCATATTTTTTGAAACAATAAGTAAAATCCTAATAATAATAGCAAATATAGATGAGCAATGAGCAGCTACTGATGAGTGAAAAGTATCGGAATGAATCAGTACAAAAGTTTCGTGTAAGCTTCGTGGTGGTGATGCATGCAGAGACAAACGAAGCGGTCTTTTTTGGCATAGAAATATCACGTAGAGATTACAAAAAACAAAAGCAAGCGAGCCCACCTCTCTTTTGATAGATAGTCCTTTGTATCTATCAATCATAGGCCCTCGCTACATATCAGAAACACATCATTTGTTTTATTTCTGCAATTCATCCATACTGATATATATATCTACGAAAATTCTGAGAGATCACTAACAACCAGAATTTTTATTTGACTGGAACCTGTACTACTGAGAAAAGTTCTTGGAGTTTTCTTGGTTTCTTAGAATGCACTTAAATACCTTTGTTTGTGTAGTATTATTTTCCACTTTCGCGCAAAAATCAACCCATTGCAagtaagtgtgtgtgtgtgtgtgtgtatatatatatatatcttgagTTTGTGTGGTTCATAACGTTTGTTGTGAGTTGTGAACATGACATATCAGCTTATCTTTTGGACCCATTTGTTGTTGGATTACTCTGCCGAAAGATAGAAATGTTGACAAGGGAATCAGCACTAAATAATGCAGCCATCTTTTACTTTCTTGCTCCTCTGTGTGACCAGATTGCCTCCTACAAGGGAGAAATAGGCTGATATGGACCTCTTATCAGATACATTCCTTTGCCCAATTATAACCttcaatatttaaataattattcttGGAGAACATAAGCCCTTTTCCAAGAAAGGACttcaaataggaaaaaaaaaaaaggaagctaAATTACTGTTCCCATATGATCTTTAGGGACAGTGCATAAATTGATTTGCTATGCTTACAACGTAAAGCAACATCTAGGAGAGCATTGGATAGGTAGATTAGCTTACCAATCTATTTTTGATACCTTTCTTTATTAGTTAGCACCTGATTGCATCCTCTCCAAGATTGTGATTATGGGCAATTGTAGTGTCAACTGGCTTACAATCCTATATTCCCGCTCCTGATACCAAATCTAGCACGTAACTTCTTTGAAAATCTTGGCAGCCATACTCTCCGTCATTGTCAGAATGAAGAACTTGAATTTTAGCTAAAAATTGTGTCTGAATCATTGCATGAAAAGATCAAAACACACTAAGGACTTCACTTTTTTTGTTTCAATATGAGCACGGATAAATCAATTTAGTTCCTCAGTAGCTTGACCCACATATATCAATTTACTTAAGAGAGATGAAACTAGTGAAGTATTGGCTAAAGAGAGTGAGAGTGATAATGCCATAGTTCCAGCCCCAGCAACAGGAAATGTAACCCATTAGCATTAGCAATACTAGTTCCCTTTGGTTGAGTGATCTTGATAAATTCATTTGAATCAAAAGTCATGTGGTTAGTTCCTCCCGAGTCAATTATCCAGCCACCATAATCTCTCTGGTTAGTACTAATTAAGTAACGTATTTCCACAATTACCTTGTTCTTTCAGAGTTGTATTTAAATCATTTGATGTGAAATGAAGGATAATTGAGGTTTTGCATTCACCAATCCATGTCTTGAATTCGTTCCACCATTCTGGTTACCCATGTAACCTAAAACAAGTTTCATTGGTATGTttcatttttctataatgagcatGTCCCCTCCTTCCAATTGTGCCTTAGCCTTGGAGGTTGTATTCGATTCTCATTACCCACAGAAGGAAGACATATGGAGTGAAGGAGACTGTTATTTCCTCATCTTAACTCTTTCTAAAGCCATACCGACATCAGTTGTATTTTCTGTTCTTGTTATCATCACTGCCTGCATAATATATTCCCTTTGAACATGAGCATAGGCTAGTTCTATGGATGCAGATAGTTGTAGGCTTGTAGCGCATATCATACCCAGTTGAGAAGGGTCACTCTGTGGTGCATAAAATTGATCACATACCCTTTGTGCTCTTCTGATTACCAATTACTAATCTGCAGCTTCTAAAACTGATGAGGTTCTGTTTTTGCAGTTGATTTAATCATTTAGACACTATATCTATATCACTTGCAGCTTTATCAAATAGACATTAACCGACAGCCTCTAGCAACAAATGCATAATCttttttattagattttttttttcttctgggTAATGTTGATTGAGGAAATTGTTTCCATATTAATTATTTGTGGGTTTTTGGTATACAGATTAACAAATTATAAATAAAGGAAAATCAACGGTTGCTAAAATCTCAAGCAGAATTCGTTTGGACAAGATGGAAAGTTTTTCTTGTCATTTATGGATGACAGGACAGTGAATTTTTCTTGTCAGGTCAGGGAAATCACACTTGGTTTGGTATTAGCGACAAGCTTTGGACCCCAATTTGTTGTAAAATCATCTAGCAGAAAAAAACATGTCATATATGATGTCCTCCTCTTTGCTTCCCTTGATATGCTGATTATTAAGACAAAGGCAGCTGTATGACAGCCCCTCGTATCTAGGCTGGGAGCCACCCTCTCCCTACCTCACGTCAAGTAGTTCTTCGACATATTAGGTCTAATACGCGGTTCTACCACATTTATGCACAGAAATCAAGCAAGCACCAATCTGCCAacttgcaaaaatcactaagtagACATTGGTATTGACCAGTAATTTGTCATGAGTTTCTGTGGTTCTTAAGGTTTGTTGGTATTTTGGCCCCATTTGTTGTTAGATCACTCTGCAGAAAGATAGATATATCATGTGTGATTCCCGTTCTATGCTCATCATTGGTGTGTCGATTGCCAAACAAAAACAAACATGCCTACCCCTTTAACGTCTGCTTATCGCATGGTTTTGCTTCCCATGTTACCTTGCTTTAGGAGCCTTCATTTATGGAACTGCCTCTGGCTATTTACATATATAATCAACTCAATTCATTACCTCCTGCATATCAAAAAGCTAGTACTGAGAGTGTTCTAAGAACAAAGCCCTCCTTTTTCTACCATCTTAAAAGCTAGGTTAACAAGATGATCAGTGCCAAGAAACTTATCAAACTGGCAAGGAAATGGCAGAAGCTTGCTGCTCTTGGGCGGAAAAGAATCACAATGCCAAGAACCACTAGTGGGATTGTGGATGCAGAAAGTTGCAGCACATCATACTCAGTTGAGAAGGGTCACTTTGTGGTGTACTCAATTGATCAAAGACGCTTTGTGCTTCCTTTGGATTATCTTAACAATGATGTTGTAAAAGAATTATTCGAGCTTGCAGAAGAAGAGTTTGGATTGGCAAGCAACAGTCCTCTCATATTGCTATGTGATTCAGGCTTCATGGAGTATATAATTGATTTAATACGAAGGTGTATGACTAAAGATGTAGAGAAAGCATTGCTGATATCCATGGCTAGCATTCGCTGCTCATCATCTTTGCATCCTCATCAAGCTCTTGCAAGTCAACAGTTGCAAATCCGCAGCTTCTAAGCCAACAgtgtacaaatatatatatattatcaatgAAAGATATTTCAAAGATTGTCCTCATGTTATTTTTCTTCAATTGTTTAGATACTACAATTAAATGCAAATGCTACATTTTGCATATAAAACCAGAACATTCATTACAATCTCAAGCAGGGAATGCAAATTgtcatttatttaaaaaatgtcATTTCATTGCAGGGATTCTTCATGATCATATTGATCTTACCTAATTTATTTCGTAATTTTTTAGAACATTTAACTTGAACTGGATTTACTTTGagaattacaaaaaattaaacaATCTGACAAACAGTTGCTtttccaaaaagaaaaaaaaaatcctataaaATTCCAGAGCTCTTAACAAGTAAAGGTTACAGAGAAAATTTTTTACTATAGCTTAAGGCTTGATCTAAAAATTCTGAACTAGATTATCGAAAAGTTTGTTGGAGTCTCACATCAGCCACAATAAAATAATTTGAAGAGAATATATAGCAAGGGGAATTAAGTCGAGCTGATTTAAGTCATTTTAGTGAACACAACCTTAAGCTCAACACACGATTTTGCCGACAATTATCTGCACTCTGGG
Proteins encoded:
- the LOC110656828 gene encoding auxin-responsive protein SAUR63-like, with the translated sequence MISAKKLIKLARKWQKLAALGRKRITMPRTTSGIVDAESCSTSYSVEKGHFVVYSIDQRRFVLPLDYLNNDVVKELFELAEEEFGLASNSPLILLCDSGFMEYIIDLIRRCMTKDVEKALLISMASIRCSSSLHPHQALASQQLQIRSF